Proteins from a genomic interval of Colletotrichum higginsianum IMI 349063 chromosome 6, whole genome shotgun sequence:
- a CDS encoding Glycosyl hydrolase family 2 produces MSDISDQISDDYVNISSETDLHLSVYMEKLGRHRRLDSSSSDASSSESLSLTAARDAPTHTFPKNLPDWSNLKVIHRGTLPPRSYFFLYNNEEDALTRDTSKSKSKLLSGKWKFHLTTSPFHEPRDFYKTDFDTSEWDDIVVPGMWQCQGYGKGPQYTNLNFPWPVDAPNIPYDDNECGRHVTTFQVGDDFADHQLRLRFEGVDSAFTVWVNGKEVGYSQGARNPSEFDVTDLVKIGEDNVLAVEVYQRCDGTYLEDQDQWWLSGIFRDVYLHAFPKFHPVDYHVHTLLDDDYKDATLRVDIELERGAYVDMKLLDADGELVAKDMQIFDRHNSFNIRVKNPHKWTAETPYLYTLVLNFKNCSLVQRVGFRRTELIKGVFCINGDPVKFRGVNRHEHNPDSGRAVPYEFLKHDLLLMKHFNVNGIRTSHYINDPRLYDLADELGIWILNEADLECHGFGVLGNNAGDWASNNPDWREAYEDRARQMVQRDKNHASVILWSLGNESFYGSNHQHMYDVIKSIDKSRLVHYEGDGGARTADIYSRMYASANDIVNQASERDWSKPLVLCEYIHAMGNGPGGIKEYIDAFYKYPRLMGGFVWEWANHGLRTKNEEGEEYMAYGGDFGDVPNDYNFVFDGLCFAEHTPTPGLVEYGKAIEPVQTLDIKDNEVTIINRYDFISLDHLTATWHIVADGMVIGGDQEVDIPKGIKPHTEARLKIKGLPKNLTAEAYLHIDFALAHDTNWAKAGHRVAFGQLPLSKPPSMAAILSSLSNPFVDPVPHVTQASPSLLAITSSTGQSTWSLHLQLGTITSWRKAARPHLELLTEPPYMDFYRALTDNDRGGRFGQNWQDRRLHQTRHSVKRVAWRKEKRGLVVDVHSRIAPPVLAWAVDTWTTFTFHGEAVYIKVKGKPNGPLLPDTFARVGLTFGLSGVEEVAWWGRGPGESYRDKKMSQAFGNWEQTVDDLFVDYEFPQDGGNRTDVRWVEFRGRLPEGDDDNDGKDNEEKPVERLIRARFGDLEGASFSAMHYTTTDLDECTHPYELHKRKREDTVVRLDWAHHGLGTGSCGPATLPQYELRSRDFEFELVLD; encoded by the exons ATGTCCGACATCTCCGATCAAATCTCGGATGACTACGTCAACATCTCATCCGAGACCGACCTCCATCTGAGCGTCTACATGGAAAAGCtgggccgccatcgccgtctggATAGCTCGTCAAGTGACGCCTCATCCAGCGAGAGCCTATCactcaccgccgcccgcgacgctCCCACGCACACCTTTCCCAAGAACCTGCCGGACTGGAGCAACCTCAAGGTGATCCATCGTGGCACCCTGCCGCCACGGAGCTACTTCTTCCTGTACAACAATGAAGAGGACGCCCTGACCAGGGACACctccaagtccaagtccaagcTGCTGTCCGGGAAGTGGAAGTTCCACCTGACCACATCACCCTTCCATGAGCCCCGCGACTTTTACAAGACCGACTTTGACACGTCTGAATGggacgacatcgtcgtccccGGCATGTGGCAGTGCCAGGGATACGGCAAGGGCCCGCAGTACACCAATCTCAACTTCCCCTGGCCCGTCGACGCTCCCAACATCCCCTACGATGATAACGAGTGCGGCCGACACGTGACGACGTTCCAGGTTGGGGACGACTTTGCCGACCACCAGCTGAGGCTCCGCTTCGAGGGTGTTGATTCCGCCTTCACCGTCTGGGTCAACGGCAAGGAGGTCGGCTACTCCCAGGGCGCCCGCAACCCTAGCGAGTTCGACGTCACGGACCTCGTCAAAATCGGCGAGGACAAcgtgctcgccgtcgaggtctACCAGAGGTGCGACGGCACCTACCTcgaggaccaggaccagTGGTGGCTCAGCGGCATCTTCAGGGACGTCTACCTGCACGCCTTTCCCAAGTTCCACCCTGTCGACTACCACGTTCACACTCTCCTCGATGATGACTACAAGGACGCCACCCTCCGGGTCGACATCGAGCTGGAGCGCGGCGCCTACGTCGACATgaagctcctcgacgccgacggcgagcttGTCGCTAAGGACATGCAGATCTTTGACCGCCACAACAGCTTCAACATCCGCGTCAAGAACCCGCACAAGTGGACCGCCGAGACTCCCTACCTGTACACCCTCGTGCTCAACTTCAAAAACTGCAGCCTGGTCCAGCGCGTCGGCTTTCGTCGCACCGAACTCATCAAGGGCGTCTTCTGCATCAATGGCGACCCAGTCAAGTTCCGCGGCGTCAACCGCCACGAGCATAACCCAGACTCGGGCCGCGCCGTGCCCTATGAGTTCCTCAAGCACGACTTGCTGCTGATGAAGCATTTCAACGTCAACGGCATTCGCACCTCCCATTACATCAACGACCCGCGCTTGTACGACCTCGCTGACGAGCTCGGCATCTGGATCCTCAAcgaggccgatctcgagtgccacggcttcggcgtcctcggcaaCAACGCCGGCGACTGGGCCTCCAACAACCCGGACTGGCGCGAGGCCTACGAGGACCGCGCGCGGCAGATGGTCCAGCGTGACAAGAACCACGCCTCCGTCATCCTGTGGTCCCTCGGTAACGAGTCCTTCTACGGCTCCAACCACCAGCACATGTACGACGTCATCAAGAGCATCGACAAGTCCCGCCTCGTCCACtacgagggcgacggcggcgcccgcaCTGCCGATATCTACAGCCGCATGTACGCCTCCGCCAACGACATCGTCAACCAGGCCTCCGAGAGGGACTGGAGCAAGCCGCTCGTGCTGTGCGAGTACATCCACGCCATGGGCAACGGGCCTGGCGGCATCAAGGAGTACATCGATGCTTTCTACAAGTACCCGCGTCTCATGGGAGGGTTCGTGTGGGAGTGGGCCAACCAT GGCCTTCGCACCAAGAacgaagagggggaggagtaCATGGCCTACGGCGGCGACTTTGGCGACGTGCCCAACGACTACAActtcgtctttgacggccTCTGCTTCGCCGAGCACACCCCGACGCCCGGCTTGGTTGAGTACGGCAAGGCCATCGAACCGGTGCAGACGCTCGACATCAAGGACAACGAGGTCACCATCATTAACCGTTACGACTTTATCTCTCTCGACCACCTCACCGCTACCTGGCACATTGTCGCTGACGGCAtggtcatcggcggcgaccaagaAGTCGACATCCCCAAGG GCATCAAGCCGCACACCGAAGCCCGCCTCAAGATCAAGGGCCTGCCCAAGAACCTCACCGCCGAGGCCTATCTGCACATCGACTTCGCCCTCGCTCACGACACGAACTGGGCCAAGGCCGGCCACCGCGTCGCCTTTGGCCAGCTCCCGCTCTCCAAACCCCCATCCATGGCCGccatcctctcctccctctccaacCCCTTCGTCGACCCCGTCCCGCACGTCACGCAagcctcgccctcgctcCTCGCCATCACCTCCTCCACGGGCCAGTCGACCTGGTCCCTCCACCTCCAGCTCGGCACAATCACGTCGTGGCGCAAGGCCGCTCGCCCGCACCTCGAGCTCCTGACCGAGCCCCCGTACATGGACTTCTACCGCGCCCTCACCGACAAcgaccgcggcggccgctTCGGCCAGAACTGGCAggaccgccgcctccaccagaCGCGCCACTCGGTCAAGCGCGTCGCTTGGCGCAAGGAGaagcgcggcctcgtcgtcgacgtccacTCGCGCATCGCCCCGCCCGTCCTCGCCTGGGCCGTCGACACCTGGACCACCTTCACCTTCCACGGCGAAGCCGTCTACATCAAGGTCAAGGGCAAGCCCAACGGGCCCCTGCTGCCGGACACCTTCGCCCGCGTCGGGCTAACGTTTGGCCTCAGCggggtcgaggaggtcgcctGGTGGGGCCGCGGGCCCGGCGAGAGCTACCGCGACAAGAAGATGAGCCAGGCCTTTGGCAACTGGGAGCAgaccgtcgacgacctcttTGTCGACTACGAGTTCCCTCAGGACGGGGGCAACAGGACCGACGTCCGATGGGTCGAGTTCCGCGGCCGGCTGCCcgagggtgacgatgacAACGACGGCAAAGACAACGAGGAAAAGCCCGTCGAGCGCCTCATCCGCGCCCGCTTCGGCGACCTCGAAGGAgcgtccttctcggccatgcATTACACGACAaccgacctcgacgagtgCACGCACCCGTACGAGCTGCACAAGCGCAAGCGGGAGGACACGGTCGTCAGGCTCGATTGGGCGCACCACGGGCTGGGGACCGGGTCATGCGGGCCGGCCACACTGCCGCAGTATGAGCTGCGGTCGAGAGACTTTGAATTCGAGCTTGTTCTGGACTAA
- a CDS encoding Fungal cellulose binding domain-containing protein: MKYANLLLAALAAPIQAAFTWKSVKTGAGGGFVPSIVFHPTTKGVAYARTDIGGLYRLNADDSWTAVTDANEFASDSKWSRWGVDALALDPQDDKKVFIAVGTYTNSWDPNNGEIARSSDRGQTWQFASLPFKVGGNMPGRGNGERLAVDPKNSNIVYFGARSGNGLWKSTDGGASFSKVSSFTAVGTFRAGPAGDEYSGDIQGLNFVTFDPTSALVGGATSRIFVGVAENATSSIYVSNDAGSTWSAVAGQPGRYFPHKGRIQPAEKALYISYSDGTGPYDGSSGAVWRYDIAAGTWKDITPVAPGPDLYHGFGGLSVDLQKPGTLIVASLNSWWPDAKLFRSTDSGNTWKPIWTWGTDGNQNLSYVQTSPKAPWIKTNFLDVDTKDLGWMIESLEIDPTDSNHWLWGTGLTIFGGRDLTNWDTGAKLNIQSLADGIEEMSIQDLASAPGGSELLAATYDNNGFTYKTRSSLDVSPQTTWTTPMWASAVGVDYAGNKPANVVRIGNVAGTQQLAVSSDGGGGWYINYAAGTTQYGGSVAYSADADIILWSTATLGVQRSANQGSLAVVASIPAGAVIASDKRNNTVFYGGSGGSFYRSTNGGATFATAGSLGSASEIRHVEAHPVKAGDVWVSTNVGIFHSTDYGSSFTLVSTTLTNTNKVALGKGSGSNWNLYAFGTGPAGRRLYGSADLGASWTDLQGTQSFGAIDSAKLAGSGNEENLVYVGTNGRGAFYASGVIGSSGGGQTSAAPTSSSRPSSSSSSTSPAVVTSSTSSVRTTLVTSTSTIRISSSSAVRTSTSSAPASTATNLAKQFEQCAGGPNWNGPTQCVPPFVCKYANEWYSHAAGTSRSRSTRNLSPVDRNTGPPHAADARVASSVRSRFNVGPMQLGPAGNHRLPLFPPLFAKAVKIAPRPRLSW, from the exons ATGAAGTACGCCAACCTCCTTCTGGCAGCCCTCGCGGCTCCAATCCAGGCCGCCTTCACATGGAAGAGTGTGAAAACGGGTGCTGGTGGCGGATTTGTGCCTTCCATT GTTTTCCATCCTACTACCAAGGGCGTCGCCTACGCCAGGACCGACATCGGTGGCCTCTACCGTCTCAACGCTGACGACTCGTGGACTGCTGTTACCGACGCCAACGAGTTCGCTTCGGATTCCAAATGGTCGAGATGGGGCGTAGACGCACTTGCGTTGGATCCGCAAGACGACAAGAAGGTCTTCATTGCGGTGGGAACCTACACCAACAGCTG GGACCCGAACAACGGAGAGATTGCACGCAGTTCAGATAGGGGACAGACATGGCAGTTCGCAAGCCTCCCCTTCAAG GTTGGCGGAAACATGCCGGGAAGAGGAAACGGAGAGCGTCTTGCCGTTGACCCCAAGAACTCCAACATCGTCTACTTCGGCGCCCGAAGTGGCAACGGGCTCTGGAAGAGCACCGACGGAG GCGCAAGCTTCTCCAAGGTCTCCTCCttcaccgccgtcggcacgTTCCGCGCTGGCCCTGCCGGCGACGAGTACAGCGGTGACATCCAGGGCTTGAACTTCGTCACCTTCGACCCCACTTCTGCTCTCGTTGGCGGTGCCACGTCTCGTATCTTTGTCGGCGTTGCCGAGAATGCCACGTCTTCCATCTACGTCTCCAACGACGCTGGATCTACTTGGTCTGCTGTCGCCGGCCAGCCTGGCCGATACTTCCCCCACAAGGGAAGGATTCAGCCTGCCGAAAAGGCTCTCTACATCAGCTACTCTGACGGCACCGGCCCTTATGATGGCTCCTCTGGTGCTGTCTGGAGATACGACATTGCTGCCGGGACATGGAAAGATATCACCCCTGTTGCCCCTGGTCCGGACTTGTACCACGGTTTTG GCGGGCTGAGTGTGGACTTGCAAAAGCCCGGCACCCTGATCGTTGCCTCTCTGAACAGCTGGTGGCCCGACGCAAAGCTCTTCAGATCGACCGACTCTGGTAACACTTGGAAGCCAATCTGGACCTGGGGCACCGACGGCAACCAGAACCTGAGCTACGTCCAGACTTCCCCCAAG GCGCCCTGGATCAAGACCaacttcctcgacgtcgacaccAAGGACCTGGGCTGGATGATCGAGTCCCTCGAGATCGACCCTACCGACTCCAACCACTGGCTGTGGGGCACTGGCCTTACCATCttcggcggccgagacctGACCAACTGGGACACGGGAGCCAAGTTGAACATCCAGTCCCTGGCAGACGGCATCGAGGAGATGTCCATTCAGGACCTCGCCAGCGCCCCCGGCGGGTCagagctcctcgccgccactTACGACAACAACGGCTTCACTTACAAGACGCGCAGCAGCCTCGACGTCTCGCCCCAGACCACCTGGACGACCCCGATGTGGGCTAGCGCCGTGGGCGTCGACTACGCCGGGAACAAGCCTGCGAACGTAGTCAGGATTGGGAATGTTGCTGGAACCCAGCAACTGGCGGTGAGctccgacggcggcggtggctggTACATCAACTACGCCGCGGGAACCACCCAATACGGCGGATCGGTGGCTTATTCGGCGGACGCTGACATCATCCTCTGGTCGACGGCAACCCTCGGCGTGCAGCGGAGCGCCAACCAGggctccctcgccgtcgttgccagcatccccgccggcgccgtcatcgccagcGACAAGCGCAACAACACCGTCTTCTACGGCGGCTCGGGCGGCAGCTTCTACCGCTCCACCAACGGCGGCGCGACCTTCGCCACCGCGGGATCCCTCGGCTCCGCCTCCGAGATCCGACACGTCGAGGCGCACcccgtcaaggccggcgacgtctGGGTCTCGACCAACGTCGGCATCTTCCACAGCACCGACTACGGCTCCTCCTTCACCCTGGTCTCCACTACGCTGACGAACACCAACAaggtcgccctcggcaaggGCTCCGGCTCCAACTGGAACCTCTACGCCTTCGGCACCGGCCCCGCGGGCCGACGGCTCTACGGCagcgccgacctcggcgcgTCCTGGACGGACCTCCAGGGCACCCagagcttcggcgccatTGACAGCGCCAAGCTCGCCGGCTCCGGAAACGAGGAGAACCTGGTCTACGTCGGCACCAACGGCCGCGGCGCCTTCTACGCTTCGGGCGTCATCGGCtcctccggcggcgggcagacctccgccgccccgacgtcgtccagcaggccgtccagcagcagcagcagcacctcgccggccgttgtgacgtcctcgacgtcctcggtCAGGACCACCCTCGTGACTTCTACCTCCACGATCCGCATCTCCTCCAGCTCCGCGGTCCGCACCTCCACGAGCTCTGCCCCGGCTTCCACGGCGACCAACCTGGCGAAGCAGTTTGAGCAGTGCGCCGGCGGGCCGAACTGGAACGGCCCGACGCAGTGCGTGCCGCCGTTCGTCTGCAAGTACGCGAACGAGTGGTACTCCCA
- a CDS encoding Hexose transporter — MATLQDSKSHPEVEHDNTPFDEKAAAGEVKEINAASVALAAALEERPPNIWSPNMLKLYFILSIGYLVSTMNGFDSSLMGSQNAMPQYQKTFGLSGAGSTTGIVFMIYQVGQVASFPFCSPLADGYGRRVCIWIGCFIVLVGTAIQTPANTLGQFIAGRFVLGFGASLASAAGPAYIVELAHPKYRGTMAGAYNTFWWLGNILAGWTTYGTNEHLNNSWAWRIPTLVQAGMPAVVMCFIMFFPESPRWLISHDRAEEALAILAKYHGDGDASSPVVQLQYQEIVEYDRLTRDENPWWDMRELFNTRAARYRLAMVVLMAFFGQWSGNNVVSYFMPEMFKQAGITSDSTQLLLTAINPIFSLIAAIYGATLLDKLGRRFMMMAGLIGALASYVMLTAFTAESEKNQNLSYGVIVSIYLFGIFFSWGFTPLQTLYAVECLENRTRAKGSAASFLFLNIAIIINTYGISVGIAEIGWRLYLVFIIWICIELVIIFFFFVETSGKTLEELKSIFEARNPRKESTKKTKVVVDGAGNVVNVGETTSGL, encoded by the exons ATGGCGACCCTTCAAGATTCCAAGTCTCACCCCGAGGTCGAGCATGACAACACCCCGTTCGACGaaaaggccgccgccggcgaggtcaaggagaTCAATGCCGCTTCCGtggccctcgccgctgcTCTTGAAGAGCGGCCGCCTAACATCTGGTCGCCCAACATGTTGAAGCTGTACTTCATCCTCTCCATCGGCTACTTGGTCTCGACCATGAACGGATTCG ACAGCTCCCTCATGGGAAGCCAGAACGCCATGCCCCAGTACCAAAAGACCTTCGGCCTTTCCGGCGCCGGGTCAACCAccggcatcgtcttcatgATCTACCAGGTCGGCCAAGTCGCCAGCTTCCCCTTCTGCTCTCCGCTTGCAGACGGTTATGGCCGTCGCGTTTGTATCTGGATTGGTTGTTTCattgtcctcgtcggcacTGCCATTCAGACTCCGGCAAATACGCTTGGTCAATTTATAGCCGGCCGGTTTGTGTTGGGTTTCGGTGCCTCACTCGCCTCAGCGGCCGGCCCCGCATACATCGTTGAGCTGGCGCACCCCAAGTACAGAGGAACCATGGCCGGCGCTTACA ACACATTCTGGTGGCTCGGAAACATCCTTGCCGGGTGGACCACATACGGAACGAACGAGCACCTCAACAACAGCTGGGCGTGGCGCATCCCAACCCTCGTCCAGGCCGGCATGCCCGCCGTTGTCATGTGCTTCATCATGTTCTTCCCCGAATCGCCCCGCTGGCTCATCTCCCACGACCGCGCCGAAGAGGCTCTTGCCATCCTCGCAAAGTACCACGGTGATGGCGACGCCAGCTCGCCCGTCGTGCAGCTTCAATACCAGGAAATCGTCGAGTATGACCGCCTCACGAGAGACGAGAACCCGTGGTGGGACATGCGTGAGCTGTTCAACACCAGGGCGGCCCGCTACCGGCTCGCCATGGTGGTTTTgatggccttcttcggccAATGGAGTGGAAACAACGTCGTATCCTACTTCATG CCGGAGATGTTTAAGCAGGCGGGAATCACCAGCGACAGCACCCAGCTTCTGCTCACGGCTATCAACCCCATCTTCAGTCTCATCGCAGCCATCTACGGCGCCACGCTTCTCGATAAGCTCGGCAGGAGATTTATGATGATGGCAGGGCTTATCGGCGCTCTTGCTTCATACGTCATGCTGACCGCCTTCACCGCCGAGTCCGAGAAGAACCAAAACCTGTCATACGGTGTCATTGTGTCCATCTACCTCTTTGGAATTTTCTTTTCCTGGGGTTTTACACCGTTGCAGACACTGTACGCTGTCGAGTGCCTTGAGAACCGAACCCGCGCCAAGGGTTCCGCGGCTTCGTTTCTCTTCTTGaacatcgccatcatcatcaacacctACGGCATCAGTGTAGGGATCGCCGAGATAGGCTGGCGTCTCTACCTTGTCTTTATAATTTGGATCTGTATCGAGCTGGTCATCATATTTTTCTTTTTCGTGGAGACAAGTGGCAAGACTTTGGAAGAGCTCAAGTCTATATTCGAGGCACGCAACCCAAGGAAGGAATCGACAAAGAAGACTAAGGTTGTGGTCGACGGAGCTGGAAATGTCGTAAATGTTGGAGAGACTACGTCTGGCCTTTAG